A genomic segment from Spinacia oleracea cultivar Varoflay chromosome 3, BTI_SOV_V1, whole genome shotgun sequence encodes:
- the LOC110802637 gene encoding protein NUCLEAR FUSION DEFECTIVE 4 — translation MGEFGERLKAFINNRWVVFVAAIWIQACAGIGYMFGSISPAIKSNLNYNQRQVARLGIAKDLGDSVGFLTGYVCEVLPLWAALLIGAIQNLVGYGWVWLIITGRATPLPLWAMCFLIFLGTNGETYFNTAALVSCVQNFPKNRGPIVGILKGFAGLSGAILTQIYALLHSPDQASLVFMIAVGPTMVVISLMFIIRPVKGHRQIRSSDGRSFSYVYSACLVLAAYLMGVMLVQDLIDVRHSVIIIFTSILFIILLSPIVIPVTMAVTEEPRSSIEEALLSEPQKEESGKAAESDTEVVFSEVEDEKPKEVDLLPRSERKKRIAQLQARVAQAAAEGAVRVKRRRGPHRGEDFTLTQALVKADFWLLWFPFVLASGSGLTVIDNLGQMSQSLGYDNTHIFVSMISIWNFLGRVGGGYLSEIVVRDYAYPRPVAMAVAQLILAIGHFFIGMGWPGAMYIGTLLIGLGYGAHWSVGPATASELFGLKSFGALYNFLTLANPGGSLVFSGLIASSIYDREAEKQEQHRHPHVGSFLNNMLTLDEPPKCEGAVCFFLTSMIMSGLCVVAIVLTLTLVHRTKPVYAGLYGKPRT, via the exons ATGGGTGAATTTGGTGAAAGACTGAAAGCATTTATCAACAACAGATGGGTAGTATTTGTAGCAGCAATATGGATACAAGCATGTGCAGGAATTGGGTATATGTTTGGGAGCATTTCACCAGCAATAAAGAGCAATCTGAACTATAATCAAAGACAAGTTGCTAGATTGGGTATCGCCAAAGATTTGGGAGATAGTGTTGGATTTTTGACTGGTTATGTTTGTGAAGTTTTGCCTTTGTGGGCTGCTCTTCTTATTGGTGCTATTCAGAATTTGGTTGGTTATGGTTGGGTTTGGCTCATCATTACTGGTAGAGCCACCCCTTTGCCTTTATGGGCT ATGTGCTTTCTTATATTTCTCGGAACCAATGGTGAAACATACTTCAATACAGCTGCTCTCGTCTCTTGTGTGcaaaactttccaaaaaaccGAGGTCCAATTGTGGGCATTTTGAAAGGATTTGCTGGGTTGAGTGGAGCAATATTGACCCAAATATATGCCCTTCTTCACAGTCCTGACCAAGCATCACTTGTCTTTATGATTGCAGTAGGACCAACTATGGTAGTTATTTCCCTTATGTTCATTATCAGACCTGTCAAAGGTCACAGACAAATCCGATCCTCTGATGGAAGAAGTTTCTCATATGTCTATAGCGCTTGCCTTGTGCTGGCTGCTTATCTGATGGGGGTGATGCTTGTGCAAGATCTGATTGATGTCCGTCATAGTGTCATCATAATTTTCACCTCGATCTTATTCATAATCCTACTGTCCCCTATTGTCATTCCAGTCACAATGGCTGTCACTGAAGAACCAAGATCTTCGATTGAAGAGGCTCTTCTTTCGGAACCCCAGAAAGAGGAATCTGGAAAAGCAGCTGAATCTGACACTGAAGTTGTATTTAGTGAGGTTGAAGATGAAAAGCCAAAGGAAGTAGACTTGCTTCCAAGATCAGAAAGGAAAAAACGAATTGCCCAGCTGCAAGCAAGGGTAGCCCAAGCAGCAGCGGAGGGAGCAGTCAGAGTTAAGAGAAGAAGAGGTCCTCATAGGGGGGAAGACTTCACATTAACACAAGCTCTCGTTAAAGCAGACTTCTGGCTACTCTGGTTTCCTTTTGTGCTTGCTTCTGGATCTGGTTTGACTGTGATTGACAATCTTGGTCAGATGAGCCAATCTTTAGGCTATGATAATACTCATATATTTGTGTCCATGATTAGCATTTGGAATTTCCTTGGTCGTGTTGGAGGGGGTTACTTATCCGAGATTGTTGTCAG GGATTATGCCTATCCGAGGCCAGTGGCAATGGCTGTGGCCCAACTGATATTGGCAATTGGCCACTTCTTCATTGGAATGGGATGGCCAGGAGCAATGTATATTGGAACTCTGTTGATTGGGCTTGGTTATGGAGCCCACTGGTCTGTTGGTCCTGCTACTGCTTCTGAGCTCTTTGGCTTGAAGAGTTTTGGAGCTTTGTATAACTTCCTTACCTTGGCTAATCCTGGTGGTTCACTCGTGTTCTCTGGTCTTATAGCTAGCAGTATATATGATCGAGAAGCAGAGAAACAAGAACAGCATCGCCATCCTCATGTTGGTTCGTTCCTTAATAATATGCTTACTTTGGACGAACCACCAAAGTGTGAAGGTGCTGTATGCTTCTTCCTTACTTCCATGATTATGTCTGGATTATGCGTTGTTGCCATTGTCTTGACCTTGACTCTTGTACATCGGACAAAACCTGTTTACGCTGGCCTCTATGGGAAACCACGTACCTAA